The following proteins come from a genomic window of Rutidosis leptorrhynchoides isolate AG116_Rl617_1_P2 chromosome 10, CSIRO_AGI_Rlap_v1, whole genome shotgun sequence:
- the LOC139870146 gene encoding uncharacterized protein: protein MKKLKPSRKEAAGGRKEAPEGCQKISQVESWQKEAAGFCGWAHVGARNGIPPVNQHIVEEQVNEVQGRRYDPYSNTYNPGWRNHPNFSWSNNNALNANQGNQLRPQNNFQNQGNFQNQGNYQKNYQNPYPNNRNQNQNNYQNQGQNQNQNQNSTSTNQLSSPDAKMDAFISEMRKMIEVQNKSIGALAKEIGNVAESKRNREPGTIPSYTVLNPNHKDSGKGHSVNMVGTLHSGKKYDNKVGEKEVAQRDASKSPIVLDEEDEVSENINHGKGVKNKEPIFNEIGKSDMETNTIPFPEALESPNQFPYGKKGSKTDDMWETFKQFKDPGTPLISVTVGNVNVKKALLDLGASINILPSSLVDQYELGTLKHTDILIQLADRSMRTPRGMLENVIVKVEDFYYPVDFIVMDTETTFRETQPTIILDRLFLATIDALINCRTGVMDISFGNKRSRINIFNSLHTPDVQDCFLLDTNHEQVQKYAPDVKEKEEVRKSSEEGMTSEFMESQIRTNAEILMSQQELIQNLE, encoded by the exons ATGAAAAAACTGAAGCCCAGCCGCAAGGAGGCGGCTGGGGGGCGCAAGGAGGCGCCTGAGGGGTGCCAAAAAATCAGTCAGGTGGAAAGCTGGCAAAAGGAGGCGGCTGGTTTTTGCGGTTGGGCGCATGTAGGCGCCCG AAATGGGATTCCACCGGTAAATCAGCACATAGTGGAAGAACAAGTTAACGAGGTTCAGGGACGGAGATATGATCCATACTCCAACACGTATAATCCGGGTTGGAGAAATCATCCTAATTTCAGTTGGAGCAATAACAACGCTCTGAATGCTAACCAAGGGAACCAACTTAGACCACAAAACAACTTTCAAAACCAGGGTAACTTTCAGAACCAAGGCAACTACCAAAAAAACTATCAAAATCCTTATCCCAACAACCGAAACCAAAACCAAAATAATTATCAAAACCAaggccaaaaccaaaaccaaaatcaaaacaGTACTTCAACTAATCAGCTATCTAGCCCGGATGCTAAGATGGATGCGTTCATCTCCGAAATGCGAAAAATGATAGAAGTGCAAAACAAGTCAATTGGTGCGTTGGCTAAGGAGATTGGTAATGTAGCGGAGAGTAAGAGAAATCGGGAGCCGGGTACCATACCGAGTTATACGGTGTTAAATCCAAATCATAAGGACTCTGGAAAAGGACATAGTGTAAACATGGTAGGCACCTTGCATAGTGGAAAGAAGTATGACAACAAGGTTGGTGAGAAAGAGGTAGCTCAACGCGATGCAAGTAAGTCTCCTATCGTTCTTGATGAGGAGGATGAGGTAAGTGAAAATATTAACCATGGGAAGGGGGTGAAAAATAAAGAACCCATCTTTAACGAAATTGGGAAATCAGACATGGAAACTAATACCATTCCATTCCCCGAGGCTTTGGAGTCTCCaaaccaattcccttatgggaaaaaAGGATCAAAAACGGATGATATGTGGGAGacatttaaacaa tttaaggacccgGGGACACCATTAATTTCAGTTACGGTGGGTAATGTTAATGTCAAAAAGGCTTTGTTGGACTTAGGGGCTAGTATTAACATACTTCCATCGAGCCTTGTTGACCAATACGAGTTGGGAACTTTAAAACATACAGATATTCTCATCCAACTTGCGGATCGGTCAATGAGAACTCCACGGGGTATGTTGGAAAATGTGATTGTGAAAGTGGAAGACTTTTATTACCCGGTAGATTTTATAGTTATGGACACAGAGACCACTTTTAGGGAGACCCAACCGACGATCATTCTTGATCGTCTATTTTTGGCCACAATTGATGCTCTTATCAATTGTAGAACCGGGGTTATGGACATTTCTTTTGGTAATAAGAGATCacgaattaatatttttaattcattacatacaccGGATGTCCAGGATTGTTTTTTGTTGGATACTAACCATGAACAGGTTCAAAAGTATGCACCAGATGTGAAAGAGAAAGAGGAGGTAAGGAAATCTAGTGAAGAGGGTATGACAAGTGAATTCATGGAATCTCAAATAAGAACTAATGCAGAAATTTTGATGAGTCAACAAGAGTTGATACAAAATCTTGAGTGA